A part of Lacinutrix sp. 5H-3-7-4 genomic DNA contains:
- the rplM gene encoding 50S ribosomal protein L13, with protein sequence MDTLSYKTISANKATVDKQWVLVDADGQTLGRMCTQIARLLRGKHKPSFTPHVDCGDNVIVINAEKINLTGNKWNDKSYIRHTGYPGGQRSLTATELFGKDPARLVEKSVKGMLPKNKLGAALFRNLTVVTGTEHAHEAQKPKTINLNEFK encoded by the coding sequence GTGGATACACTAAGCTACAAAACCATTTCAGCAAACAAAGCTACTGTCGATAAGCAGTGGGTTTTAGTGGACGCTGATGGTCAAACTTTAGGGCGTATGTGCACTCAAATCGCAAGATTATTAAGAGGAAAGCACAAGCCAAGCTTCACACCACACGTTGACTGTGGAGATAACGTAATTGTTATCAATGCAGAAAAAATCAACTTAACAGGAAACAAGTGGAATGACAAATCTTACATTCGTCACACAGGTTACCCAGGTGGTCAAAGAAGTTTAACTGCTACTGAATTGTTCGGAAAAGATCCAGCAAGATTAGTAGAGAAATCTGTAAAAGGAATGTTACCTAAAAACAAATTAGGAGCAGCTCTTTTTAGAAACTTAACTGTTGTTACAGGAACTGAGCACGCTCACGAAGCTCAAAAACCTAAAACAATTAACTTAAACGAATTCAAGTAA
- the rpsI gene encoding 30S ribosomal protein S9, translating to MEVLHKIGRRKTAVARVYLKEGKGNITVNKKDLKDYFDTATLQYKVNQPLALTNNEGNFDISVNVFGGGITGQAEAIRLAISRAMCELNDENRGILKPEGLLTRDPRMVERKKFGQKKARKKFQFSKR from the coding sequence ATGGAAGTATTACACAAAATTGGTCGTCGTAAAACGGCTGTTGCTCGTGTTTACCTTAAAGAAGGTAAAGGAAACATCACGGTTAACAAAAAAGATTTAAAAGACTACTTCGATACAGCAACGTTACAGTACAAAGTAAACCAACCGTTAGCATTAACTAACAACGAAGGTAACTTTGATATTTCTGTAAATGTATTTGGAGGTGGTATTACTGGTCAAGCAGAAGCTATCCGTTTAGCAATTTCTCGCGCAATGTGTGAGTTAAATGACGAAAACAGAGGTATTCTTAAACCAGAAGGTTTATTAACTAGAGACCCAAGAATGGTTGAGCGTAAAAAATTCGGACAGAAGAAAGCGCGTAAAAAATTCCAATTCTCGAAACGTTAA
- the rpsB gene encoding 30S ribosomal protein S2, giving the protein MAVEVKELLEAGVHFGHLTRKWDPNMAPYVYMERNGIHIINLYKTAAKIDEAGEALAKIAASGRKILFVATKKQAKDIVAEKAGSINMPYITERWPGGMLTNFVTIRKAIKKMATIDRMKKDGTFLTLSKKERLQVDRLRAKLEKNLGSIVDMTRLPGALFVVDIKREHIAIKEAQKLNIPIFAMVDTNSDPRQVDYVIPANDDASKSIDKILTHVTEAITGGLNERKAEKAEKAEGKAEKKAAPAKKATAVKEEEE; this is encoded by the coding sequence ATGGCAGTAGAAGTAAAAGAATTACTTGAAGCAGGTGTACACTTTGGTCACCTTACACGTAAGTGGGATCCAAATATGGCGCCTTACGTATATATGGAACGTAACGGAATCCATATTATAAACTTATACAAAACAGCAGCTAAGATTGACGAAGCTGGAGAAGCTTTAGCAAAAATTGCAGCCTCTGGTCGTAAAATCTTATTTGTTGCTACAAAAAAACAAGCAAAAGACATCGTTGCTGAAAAAGCAGGTAGCATTAACATGCCTTACATCACAGAAAGATGGCCAGGTGGAATGTTAACTAACTTCGTAACTATTAGAAAAGCTATTAAAAAAATGGCTACTATTGATAGAATGAAGAAAGATGGAACATTTTTAACTTTATCTAAAAAAGAACGTTTACAAGTTGACCGTTTAAGAGCGAAGTTAGAAAAAAACTTAGGTTCTATTGTTGATATGACACGTCTTCCAGGAGCTTTGTTTGTTGTAGATATTAAACGTGAGCATATCGCGATTAAAGAAGCACAAAAATTAAACATTCCTATTTTTGCAATGGTAGATACTAACTCAGATCCACGTCAAGTAGATTACGTTATACCAGCAAATGATGATGCTTCTAAATCAATCGATAAAATATTAACGCACGTTACTGAAGCTATTACTGGTGGATTAAACGAGCGTAAAGCTGAAAAAGCTGAAAAAGCTGAAGGTAAAGCCGAGAAAAAGGCTGCTCCAGCTAAAAAAGCGACTGCAGTTAAAGAAGAAGAAGAATAA
- the tsf gene encoding translation elongation factor Ts, whose amino-acid sequence MSDVKISAAEVNKLRKATGAGMMDCKKALVEAKGDFDAAIDVLRKKGQKVAEKRADRDSSEGAAAIKINDDNTVGVAIVLGCETDFVGKNENFLALANELADKAINFDNKEDFLASDFGGMTVSEKLVEQTGVIGEKLEINAFEKLEAPYVGSYVHINKIGALVGLSQENAEVAKDVAMQVASMGATTLSYKDFDPAYIASETEARIAVIEKDNEELARLGKTLKNVPQYISMAQLTPEVMAQAEADAKEQLKAEGKPEQIWDKILPGKMDRFVSDNTTLDQEQCLLDQKFIKDEKQTVADYVASKNVEVTAFKRVSLG is encoded by the coding sequence ATGAGTGATGTAAAAATTTCAGCAGCAGAAGTAAACAAATTAAGAAAAGCTACTGGTGCAGGTATGATGGATTGTAAAAAAGCCTTAGTTGAAGCTAAAGGTGATTTTGATGCTGCTATCGACGTATTACGTAAAAAAGGACAAAAAGTAGCTGAAAAAAGAGCTGACAGAGATTCTTCTGAAGGTGCTGCTGCAATTAAAATAAATGATGACAATACTGTTGGTGTTGCTATTGTATTAGGATGTGAAACAGATTTCGTTGGTAAAAACGAAAACTTCTTAGCATTAGCTAACGAATTAGCAGACAAAGCAATCAACTTTGACAACAAAGAAGATTTCTTAGCATCAGATTTTGGTGGTATGACTGTATCTGAAAAATTAGTTGAGCAAACAGGTGTTATTGGTGAGAAATTAGAAATCAACGCTTTCGAGAAATTAGAAGCTCCTTACGTTGGTTCTTACGTGCACATTAACAAAATTGGTGCATTAGTAGGTTTATCTCAAGAAAATGCAGAAGTAGCTAAAGATGTAGCTATGCAAGTAGCTTCTATGGGAGCAACAACTTTATCTTACAAAGATTTTGATCCAGCATACATTGCTAGCGAAACAGAAGCAAGAATTGCTGTTATTGAAAAAGATAACGAAGAGTTAGCACGTTTAGGTAAAACACTTAAAAACGTACCTCAATACATTTCTATGGCACAATTAACTCCAGAAGTTATGGCACAAGCCGAAGCTGATGCAAAAGAGCAATTAAAAGCTGAAGGTAAACCAGAACAAATTTGGGATAAAATTTTACCAGGAAAAATGGATCGTTTTGTTAGCGATAACACAACTTTAGATCAAGAACAATGTTTACTTGACCAAAAGTTTATTAAAGACGAAAAGCAAACAGTTGCAGATTACGTAGCGTCTAAAAACGTTGAAGTAACTGCTTTTAAACGTGTTTCTTTAGGATAG
- the pyrH gene encoding UMP kinase translates to MKYKRILLKLSGEALMGNRQYGIDPERLAEYAQDIKAVTEKGIEVAIVIGGGNIFRGVAGAMNGMDRVQGDHMGMLATVINGLALQQALEDAEVKTRLQTAIKINEVAEPFIRRKAMSHLRKGRVVIFGGGTGNPYFTTDSAAVLRAIEIEADVILKGTRVDGIYNADPEKDAEAIKFDHITFDDVLRKGLKVMDTTAFTLSQENDLPIIVFDMNTRGNLMKVVSGENIGTQVSL, encoded by the coding sequence ATGAAATACAAAAGAATCCTCCTAAAACTATCTGGTGAAGCCTTAATGGGAAATCGCCAATATGGTATTGATCCAGAACGTCTTGCAGAATATGCACAAGACATAAAAGCAGTAACAGAAAAAGGAATAGAAGTTGCCATAGTTATTGGTGGCGGAAACATTTTTAGAGGTGTTGCCGGAGCCATGAATGGTATGGACAGAGTTCAAGGTGACCACATGGGAATGCTTGCTACTGTTATAAATGGTTTAGCTTTACAACAAGCTTTAGAAGATGCCGAAGTTAAAACAAGACTACAAACAGCAATAAAAATTAATGAGGTGGCAGAGCCTTTTATTCGCCGTAAAGCCATGAGCCATTTACGCAAAGGACGTGTAGTTATTTTTGGTGGCGGAACAGGAAACCCATATTTCACTACAGATTCTGCAGCCGTATTAAGAGCAATAGAAATTGAAGCCGATGTTATTTTAAAAGGAACTCGTGTAGATGGTATTTATAATGCAGATCCAGAAAAAGATGCCGAAGCTATAAAATTTGATCATATTACTTTTGACGATGTTTTACGTAAAGGTTTAAAAGTAATGGACACAACAGCATTTACCTTAAGTCAAGAAAACGATTTACCAATAATAGTTTTCGATATGAATACAAGAGGTAATTTAATGAAAGTAGTCTCTGGAGAAAACATAGGAACACAAGTAAGTTTATAA
- the frr gene encoding ribosome recycling factor — MNEDIQFIIDSAKESMDAAIEHLKKQFLNIRAGKASPAMLGSVVVDYYGSKTPLSQVANVNTPDGRTITIQPWEKGMIQEIEKAIMIANLGFNPMNNGESLIINVPPLTEERRLQLGKQAKAEAEDAKVGVRNARKDANNDIKKVDDASEDLQKNAEADIQELTNKSVKKIDELLANKDAEIMTV, encoded by the coding sequence ATGAACGAAGACATTCAATTTATAATTGATAGCGCTAAAGAGTCTATGGACGCTGCTATCGAGCATTTAAAAAAGCAATTTTTAAACATACGTGCAGGAAAGGCAAGTCCAGCAATGTTAGGTAGTGTAGTTGTAGATTATTATGGCTCTAAAACACCATTAAGCCAAGTAGCAAATGTAAACACACCAGATGGTAGAACCATTACAATACAACCTTGGGAAAAAGGAATGATTCAAGAAATTGAAAAAGCAATAATGATTGCTAATTTAGGTTTTAACCCAATGAATAATGGTGAATCATTAATAATTAACGTACCACCATTAACCGAAGAACGTAGATTGCAACTTGGAAAACAAGCAAAAGCAGAAGCAGAAGATGCAAAAGTAGGTGTTAGAAATGCACGAAAAGATGCAAATAACGATATTAAAAAAGTTGATGACGCCTCTGAAGATTTGCAAAAAAATGCAGAAGCAGACATACAAGAACTTACAAACAAATCTGTTAAAAAAATTGATGAGCTCTTAGCAAATAAAGATGCCGAAATCATGACAGTATAA
- a CDS encoding peroxiredoxin produces MRLTKLILLFFILTLSTVCIAQDYKFILKNQHLLTEAQIKTTEIIITPDVNLFNEKGQLLPISQMELMANPEYKPLFYVGDNGKIKSVVFQKRNNNPVLIEKNPEAHFEPGEKALDFLVTDINGKKIKLSRLKGKIVVLNFWFIKCPPCIQEIPDLNKLKTKFKDDNVEFIAITFNTKEEIKTFLKAKKFNYTLAHSANNIINNYRVSSFPTNMVINQKGEIVLKELGYRTNINTVLSNAIKSLLK; encoded by the coding sequence ATGCGCTTAACAAAACTTATATTGTTATTTTTTATTCTTACGCTATCTACAGTTTGTATAGCACAAGACTATAAGTTTATTCTTAAAAACCAGCATTTATTAACAGAAGCGCAAATAAAAACTACCGAGATAATTATCACTCCAGATGTTAACCTTTTTAATGAAAAAGGTCAATTATTACCAATATCTCAAATGGAGCTTATGGCAAATCCAGAGTATAAACCACTTTTTTACGTGGGTGATAATGGTAAAATAAAATCGGTAGTATTTCAAAAAAGAAACAATAATCCTGTTTTAATAGAAAAAAATCCTGAGGCACATTTTGAGCCTGGAGAAAAAGCTTTAGATTTTTTAGTTACAGATATTAATGGTAAAAAAATTAAACTTTCTAGACTAAAAGGCAAAATTGTTGTTTTAAATTTTTGGTTTATTAAATGTCCGCCATGTATACAGGAAATACCAGATTTAAATAAATTAAAAACTAAATTTAAAGATGACAATGTAGAGTTTATTGCCATTACATTTAATACAAAAGAAGAAATTAAAACTTTTTTAAAAGCTAAAAAATTCAACTATACTTTAGCTCACAGTGCAAATAACATAATTAACAACTACCGTGTAAGTAGTTTTCCAACTAATATGGTTATAAATCAAAAAGGAGAAATAGTACTTAAAGAGCTTGGTTATAGAACAAATATAAATACAGTACTTTCTAACGCTATAAAATCCCTACTTAAATAA
- a CDS encoding DUF5686 family protein, translated as MAKHWIFILIFSFCITLSAQTPEEKNEKVTDTTKSTELLKQIGNGFFPTKIWNFDLRYLVKFNQYEGFRTGLGGVTNDSFSKRFRIDSYVVYGFADHRFKYKIGGGILLNTKTKTWLNLFYNDDLQETGSSTFLTDGRMFSFFEPRLLNIELFHKHITSAISLEHEITPKLYTETQFAVSNVEPTYNYSYILNGESFRQFDMSTAKIAVQWDPFTEYETQNGKTKITKDAFPKFSFQYTKNLKNVFDANFNFSKVDFKAIHKISHSKESYSTFRLSAGIARGDTPLTHLYHAYPNNNNKETIMQRFSVAGINSFETMYFNEFFSDRFATLIAKHYLKPFKIFKGFNPQLVLITRYAVGDMKNIDRHQNITFGTLDKGYTESGFELNKLLFGFGVSFAYRYGGYHLANNEDNIALKFTFNITL; from the coding sequence ATGGCTAAACACTGGATTTTTATATTAATTTTTAGTTTTTGCATAACTTTAAGTGCTCAAACACCTGAAGAAAAAAACGAAAAAGTAACAGACACTACAAAATCTACCGAATTGTTAAAACAAATAGGTAATGGTTTTTTTCCAACAAAAATCTGGAATTTCGATTTGCGATATTTAGTGAAATTTAACCAGTATGAAGGTTTTAGAACCGGTTTAGGAGGTGTTACAAACGATTCTTTTTCTAAACGTTTTAGAATAGATTCTTATGTTGTTTATGGTTTTGCAGACCATAGATTTAAGTACAAAATTGGCGGAGGCATTTTATTAAATACTAAAACAAAAACGTGGTTAAATCTTTTTTATAATGACGATTTACAAGAAACTGGGAGTTCTACTTTTTTAACAGACGGTAGAATGTTTTCTTTTTTTGAACCGCGCCTTTTAAATATAGAGTTATTTCATAAACACATAACATCTGCTATAAGTTTAGAGCATGAAATAACACCTAAACTATATACAGAAACACAATTTGCGGTTAGTAATGTAGAGCCAACCTATAATTATTCGTACATATTAAACGGCGAAAGTTTTAGACAGTTTGATATGAGTACTGCTAAAATTGCTGTACAATGGGATCCTTTTACAGAATATGAAACGCAAAACGGAAAAACAAAAATAACAAAAGATGCCTTTCCTAAGTTTTCATTTCAATATACCAAAAACTTAAAAAATGTTTTTGATGCAAATTTTAATTTTTCAAAAGTCGATTTTAAAGCCATTCACAAAATAAGTCACAGTAAAGAATCTTATTCAACTTTTAGGCTCTCTGCAGGAATAGCAAGAGGCGATACGCCATTAACACATTTATATCACGCATACCCAAACAATAATAACAAAGAAACTATAATGCAGCGATTCTCTGTTGCTGGTATCAATAGTTTTGAAACCATGTATTTTAATGAATTTTTTTCAGACAGGTTTGCGACTTTAATAGCTAAACACTATTTAAAACCTTTTAAAATATTTAAAGGTTTTAATCCGCAACTTGTTTTAATTACAAGATATGCCGTTGGAGACATGAAAAATATAGATAGGCATCAAAATATAACCTTTGGCACACTAGATAAAGGTTATACAGAGTCTGGTTTCGAACTAAACAAATTACTATTTGGTTTTGGAGTTAGTTTTGCCTACAGATATGGCGGATACCACTTGGCAAACAATGAAGATAATATTGCTCTTAAGTTTACATTTAACATTACCTTATAA
- a CDS encoding RND family transporter, giving the protein MSKLKKSKFWDIVARLILRNKIGILLGVILITLLLSTQWKYMRFTYTEANLLPDDHEVNIEYNRFLDIFGEEGNLIVLGVKDSTLFTVEKLNAWNALSEAFRKDSLVETVVSIKDLQKLVKNQDAKKFELEPFIKDSIASISQIDILQEELFNKYPFYDNFLYNKNTKTIRTALYLKKDIVNTPKRKDFVVKNLMTKVKTFEDTYNLDVRISGMPYIRTLNAQNIVDEIGMFVLAALLVTSLIFFLFFRSFRATFISLIVVCIGVMWTLGILGLLRYEITVLTALIPPLIIVIGIPNCIFLINKYQHEVKLHGNKVKSLQRVITKVGNATLMTNVTTASGFATFIITESKLLKEFGVVASLSIIAIFILCILIIPIIYTFLPYPKERHLEHLNKRWIGGFVNWMERMVKEKRITIYITSLCLLITCIIGIYQIKISGSLIEDMPKKTEFFQDIRFFESEFNGIMPLEIMVNTKRKKGVMKSTTLKRMNDIEDLIIETPELSRPISIVSLVKYSKQAFYNGNPKYYQLPTKQEEAFILPYIKNSSSGDVDLLKNFVDSTGQYARITTFMKDIGTDRMERIEDNLLTKIGRVFPKEKYEVTMTGKALVFQKGTKYLVKNLALSLSLAIVLISLFMAYMFRSFRMIIVSLIPNLLPLVVTAGLMGYLGVPIKPSTILVFSIAFGISVDDTIHFLAKYRQELQANNWKIKKSVYAALRETGVSMFYTSIVLFFGFSVFIISSFGGTVALGALVSVTLLFAMLSNLLLLPSLLLSLERNIANKEILKKPTINIIPVENDDEIIGDSEE; this is encoded by the coding sequence ATGTCAAAACTAAAAAAATCTAAATTTTGGGATATTGTAGCAAGACTTATTTTGCGCAATAAAATTGGTATTCTTCTAGGTGTTATTTTAATAACTCTTTTATTAAGTACGCAATGGAAATACATGCGTTTTACCTATACCGAAGCCAATTTACTTCCAGATGACCATGAGGTAAATATTGAGTATAACAGATTTCTGGATATTTTTGGAGAAGAAGGTAATTTAATAGTCCTTGGTGTTAAAGACTCAACACTTTTTACAGTTGAAAAGTTAAACGCCTGGAACGCACTTTCTGAAGCTTTTAGAAAAGACAGCTTAGTAGAAACTGTAGTATCTATTAAAGACCTCCAAAAACTTGTAAAAAATCAAGATGCAAAAAAGTTTGAATTAGAACCGTTTATTAAAGATTCTATTGCTTCTATCTCACAAATAGATATATTACAGGAAGAACTTTTTAACAAATACCCTTTTTACGATAACTTTCTCTACAACAAAAACACAAAAACAATTAGAACAGCACTTTATCTTAAAAAAGATATTGTAAACACTCCTAAACGTAAAGATTTTGTTGTCAAAAACTTAATGACAAAAGTTAAAACTTTTGAAGACACTTACAATCTAGACGTTAGAATTTCTGGTATGCCATATATTAGAACTCTAAATGCACAAAATATTGTAGACGAAATTGGAATGTTTGTTTTGGCCGCTTTATTAGTAACCTCGCTTATATTCTTTTTATTTTTTAGGTCTTTTAGAGCCACATTTATTTCTTTAATTGTTGTATGTATTGGTGTCATGTGGACGCTTGGAATATTAGGGCTGTTACGTTACGAAATTACCGTATTAACAGCATTAATACCGCCACTAATAATTGTTATTGGGATACCCAATTGCATCTTTTTAATTAATAAATACCAACATGAAGTAAAACTTCATGGCAACAAAGTAAAATCTTTACAACGTGTAATTACAAAAGTTGGTAACGCAACCTTAATGACTAATGTAACTACTGCATCTGGCTTTGCTACATTTATAATTACAGAAAGTAAATTGCTTAAAGAATTTGGTGTTGTAGCTTCACTAAGTATTATTGCCATATTTATACTATGCATACTAATTATACCAATAATATATACCTTTTTACCTTACCCAAAAGAGCGTCATTTAGAGCATTTAAATAAACGCTGGATAGGCGGTTTTGTAAATTGGATGGAGCGTATGGTAAAAGAAAAGCGCATTACTATTTACATAACATCTCTATGTTTATTAATTACATGTATTATAGGTATTTACCAAATAAAAATTTCTGGTAGTTTAATAGAAGACATGCCTAAAAAAACAGAATTCTTTCAAGACATTCGTTTTTTTGAAAGTGAGTTTAATGGCATAATGCCATTAGAAATTATGGTAAATACCAAACGTAAAAAAGGCGTTATGAAGTCTACTACTTTAAAACGCATGAATGATATAGAAGACTTAATAATAGAAACACCAGAGTTGTCAAGACCAATTTCTATAGTAAGTTTAGTAAAATATTCTAAACAAGCTTTTTATAATGGCAACCCAAAATACTACCAACTGCCCACAAAACAAGAAGAAGCTTTTATATTACCATATATAAAAAACTCTAGTTCTGGTGATGTAGATTTACTAAAAAACTTTGTAGACTCTACAGGACAATATGCCAGAATAACAACCTTTATGAAAGATATTGGCACCGATAGAATGGAGCGTATTGAAGATAATTTACTAACTAAAATTGGTAGAGTTTTTCCAAAAGAAAAATACGAAGTTACCATGACTGGTAAAGCATTAGTTTTTCAAAAAGGAACAAAATACCTAGTAAAAAACCTTGCATTGTCCTTATCCTTAGCGATTGTTCTTATATCGTTGTTCATGGCTTACATGTTCCGTTCGTTTAGAATGATAATTGTATCGTTAATCCCTAACTTATTACCACTTGTTGTAACAGCTGGATTAATGGGTTATCTAGGTGTACCAATCAAACCATCAACAATATTAGTATTTAGTATAGCTTTTGGTATTTCGGTAGATGATACCATTCACTTTTTAGCAAAATACCGCCAAGAACTACAAGCAAATAACTGGAAAATAAAAAAATCTGTATATGCAGCATTGCGAGAAACAGGAGTAAGTATGTTTTATACATCTATAGTATTATTCTTCGGTTTTTCGGTATTTATAATTTCAAGTTTTGGTGGTACAGTAGCATTAGGCGCATTAGTTTCTGTAACTTTACTTTTTGCAATGCTATCAAATTTACTATTATTACCATCGCTATTATTATCGTTAGAACGTAATATTGCAAATAAAGAAATACTAAAAAAACCAACTATAAATATTATTCCTGTTGAAAATGATGATGAAATTATAGGCGATTCAGAAGAATAA
- the asnS gene encoding asparagine--tRNA ligase — translation MTSKTVAQLLKETPLQEVEIKGWVRTFRAKRFIALNDGSTLNNIQCVVDFENTPEDTLKRITTGAAVHIKGELVESQGKGQNVEIVVSTIEILGDSDPETYPIQPKKHSFEFLRENAHLRTRTNTFSAVMRLRSALSFAIHKYFNDNGFYYMHTPIITGSDAEGAGEMFRVSTLDQKKPPLTEDGDIDHTKNFFGKDTNLTVSGQLEAETYAMSLGKVYTFGPTFRAENSNTSRHLSEFWMIEPEVAFMDLAGNMDLAEDFMKSVISYILENNAEDLEFLDKRLKDEEKTKPQAERSDLSLIEKLKFVTENNFKRVSYTEAIDILKKSKPNKKKKFNYIIEEWGADLQSEHERFLVEKHFKCPVILFDYPANIKAFYMRLNEDGKTVRAMDILFPGIGEMVGGSQREERLDVLKEKMAVLNIPEEELWWYLDLRKYGTAVHSGFGLGFERLVMFATGMSNIRDVIPYPRTPQNAEF, via the coding sequence ATGACATCAAAAACAGTTGCACAATTATTAAAAGAAACACCACTACAAGAAGTAGAAATAAAAGGCTGGGTTAGAACCTTTAGAGCCAAAAGGTTTATTGCTTTAAACGATGGCTCTACACTTAATAATATACAATGTGTAGTTGATTTCGAAAACACTCCTGAAGACACTTTAAAACGTATTACTACTGGTGCTGCCGTACATATTAAAGGAGAATTAGTAGAGAGCCAAGGTAAAGGTCAAAATGTTGAAATTGTAGTATCTACAATAGAAATTCTTGGAGATAGTGACCCAGAAACCTACCCTATTCAACCTAAAAAGCATTCCTTCGAATTTTTAAGAGAAAACGCACACTTACGCACACGTACTAATACCTTTAGCGCTGTTATGCGTTTACGCTCTGCATTATCGTTTGCAATACACAAGTATTTTAACGATAATGGCTTTTATTATATGCACACTCCAATTATTACAGGTAGTGATGCCGAAGGAGCAGGAGAAATGTTTAGAGTAAGTACTTTAGATCAAAAAAAACCACCATTAACAGAAGATGGAGACATTGATCACACAAAAAACTTTTTTGGTAAAGACACAAACCTAACAGTATCTGGACAGTTAGAGGCAGAGACGTATGCCATGTCTTTAGGCAAAGTATATACTTTTGGGCCAACTTTTAGAGCAGAAAACTCTAACACATCGCGCCATTTATCAGAGTTTTGGATGATTGAACCAGAAGTTGCCTTTATGGATCTTGCTGGAAATATGGATTTAGCCGAAGATTTTATGAAATCGGTTATTAGCTATATTTTAGAAAACAATGCAGAAGACTTAGAGTTTTTAGATAAACGTTTAAAAGACGAAGAAAAAACGAAACCACAAGCAGAACGTAGTGACCTTTCTTTAATTGAAAAATTAAAATTTGTAACCGAAAACAATTTCAAACGTGTAAGTTATACCGAAGCAATAGATATTCTTAAAAAATCTAAACCAAATAAGAAGAAAAAATTCAATTATATAATTGAAGAATGGGGAGCAGACTTACAGTCTGAGCACGAACGTTTCTTAGTAGAAAAACACTTTAAATGCCCAGTAATATTATTTGATTATCCTGCAAATATAAAAGCATTTTATATGCGTTTAAATGAAGACGGAAAAACCGTTCGTGCAATGGATATTTTATTCCCAGGCATTGGAGAAATGGTTGGAGGCTCTCAAAGAGAAGAACGACTAGACGTTTTAAAAGAAAAAATGGCCGTTTTAAACATACCTGAAGAAGAACTTTGGTGGTATTTAGATTTACGTAAATATGGTACAGCCGTACACTCTGGTTTTGGTTTAGGTTTCGAGCGTTTAGTTATGTTTGCAACAGGCATGAGTAATATACGCGATGTAATACCTTACCCAAGAACACCACAAAATGCAGAGTTTTAA